The following proteins come from a genomic window of Paenibacillus spongiae:
- a CDS encoding ABC1 kinase family protein — MNQFLILAVLASFIIGRLIGTRLSYAKQIGASLLSVVVTSAIFWFTYVRDHPSSSPGINEMWWLISIVIVSMLFYLLLEMFDPLPLGERGDRLSESRNPLARLLAWMRRQHRYAQVLFIAIRHGVGRNLAVRRTSFTDRKLAVSLRKMLEKCGGFFIKFGQVLSTRSDLFPPVFIEELSHLQENVARLTTKQIESILAKELPEPKDELFSYFDMEPLAAASIGQVHRATLRKNGKDVVVKLLRPDIIFLLRRDLDILIRFASWASRRSAWARSIGFLDLAKGFSAAMKEETDFRIEARNLAQVSAAMENSKTKVRTPKVYPEISTSSILVLEYMEGVSVKKGAALLSERGIDSRLIQQEIFDCVMAQIFFQGIFHADPHPGNVYIMQDGTPALLDFGSVGRLGTLQQDALKRLLIGFEQRNAYVIMDSLLQLTETKQEIDKEGLEQAISQLLVQIAYNVTGNSDAFIQGLFRIISEFGLAFYPMVAGVFRSLITLEGTMLQLNPDFSLLGEIKRFAKQYLSEFLPVGSVDDIRKTAENELIELLPVLRRLPRRIDNLGTMLEKGELSVKVGFFSDKTNSSFIAKWIAQLLLAFVGLAFGGISIGLLYLGEAQPAEGFSVLSMFGYAGVLVSSILLIRVAIHAIRELKVDR, encoded by the coding sequence ATGAATCAGTTTCTGATTTTAGCTGTACTGGCGAGCTTTATTATAGGCAGGTTGATAGGAACGAGATTAAGCTATGCCAAGCAAATCGGCGCGTCTCTGCTTAGCGTCGTGGTCACGTCGGCCATATTTTGGTTCACCTACGTGCGGGATCATCCATCGAGCAGTCCGGGAATAAACGAAATGTGGTGGCTGATCAGTATCGTCATCGTCTCCATGCTGTTCTATCTACTGCTTGAAATGTTCGATCCCCTTCCGCTCGGCGAGCGGGGCGACCGGCTCTCCGAATCCAGGAACCCGCTTGCGAGGTTGTTGGCCTGGATGCGCAGGCAGCACCGATACGCTCAAGTATTGTTTATCGCCATTCGTCATGGCGTAGGCCGGAACCTTGCCGTCAGACGTACCTCCTTCACGGACCGCAAGCTTGCCGTCTCCCTTCGCAAAATGCTAGAGAAGTGCGGCGGCTTCTTCATTAAATTCGGGCAAGTGCTCTCCACGCGTTCGGATCTGTTTCCCCCTGTCTTTATTGAAGAGCTTTCTCATCTGCAGGAAAACGTAGCCCGGTTAACGACTAAGCAGATCGAGAGCATATTGGCCAAAGAGCTGCCCGAGCCCAAAGACGAGCTGTTCAGCTACTTTGATATGGAGCCTCTTGCAGCGGCATCGATCGGGCAAGTCCACCGCGCTACGCTTCGGAAGAACGGCAAGGACGTGGTCGTGAAGCTGCTTCGGCCCGATATCATATTCCTGCTGCGTAGAGATCTCGACATTCTCATCCGGTTTGCCTCCTGGGCGTCGCGCAGATCCGCATGGGCGAGAAGCATCGGTTTTCTCGATCTGGCCAAAGGCTTCTCCGCCGCGATGAAAGAAGAGACGGACTTCCGTATCGAAGCCCGCAACTTAGCGCAGGTATCCGCAGCGATGGAGAACAGCAAGACGAAGGTGAGAACGCCTAAGGTCTACCCGGAAATCAGCACTTCATCGATTCTTGTTCTGGAATATATGGAGGGTGTGAGCGTCAAGAAAGGGGCTGCCCTGTTGTCGGAACGGGGCATCGACAGCCGGCTCATCCAACAGGAGATATTCGATTGCGTCATGGCTCAAATCTTCTTTCAGGGCATCTTTCATGCGGATCCGCACCCTGGCAACGTATATATTATGCAGGACGGAACACCGGCCTTATTGGACTTCGGTTCGGTTGGCAGGCTGGGTACCTTGCAGCAGGATGCGCTGAAGAGGCTGCTAATCGGATTCGAGCAGCGGAATGCCTATGTCATTATGGATTCGCTTCTGCAGCTGACCGAGACCAAACAGGAGATCGACAAGGAAGGATTGGAGCAGGCCATCAGCCAGCTGCTTGTCCAGATCGCATACAACGTAACAGGCAATTCCGATGCGTTTATCCAAGGGCTCTTCCGCATCATCTCCGAATTCGGACTCGCCTTCTATCCGATGGTCGCCGGCGTATTCCGCTCCTTGATCACGCTGGAAGGAACGATGCTGCAATTGAATCCGGATTTCAGCCTCTTGGGTGAAATCAAACGATTCGCCAAGCAATATCTATCGGAGTTTCTGCCCGTCGGCAGTGTCGACGATATACGTAAAACGGCGGAGAACGAGCTGATTGAGCTGCTTCCGGTACTTAGACGGCTGCCAAGGCGCATCGATAATCTGGGCACGATGCTGGAGAAAGGCGAGCTTTCCGTCAAGGTTGGCTTCTTCTCGGATAAGACAAATTCGTCGTTCATCGCCAAGTGGATCGCCCAGCTGCTGCTTGCCTTTGTCGGTCTGGCCTTCGGGGGCATATCCATCGGCTTGCTGTACTTGGGGGAAGCCCAGCCGGCAGAAGGGTTCTCGGTCTTGTCCATGTTCGGTTACGCCGGGGTGCTCGTCAGCTCCATATTACTGATCCGCGTTGCCATCCATGCCATTCGGGAGTTGAAGGTAGACAGATAA
- a CDS encoding glycoside hydrolase family 95 protein, producing the protein MEKHDLIFNQPITRWDEALPLGNGLTGCLLWGNGEPLRFSLDRGDLWDLRLAPEVLDERFTYAEMIECVRRADQEGLLNRFDSIYEKYPYPTKLPAGRLELRFGQPAGSVRSRLALRDACAHVELAFAGHSLLVSSYLHAVNGLGYIRIAGETSAEGRLDIVPPDYAGMLEDASADPVFHTSLTRLGYPVAEQHEEGEVRWFYQRTNHELDYAIVIAERQIADGERLAVYAIASNRDGEEWLDEAKRKVTAELDAGFDAAFRDHLDWWKRYWGKSEVALPDEEAEKQWYLNNYLFASCSRKGAPPMPLQGVWTADEGLLPPWKGDYHHDLNTQLCYWHYLKANHLEEGESFIDFLWNLRPEAKRFAQSFFDAPGINLPSVMTLNGKAMGGWPMYSLSITNHIWVCQAFDHYWLYTGDVDFLRDKAYVYFRETAECVQRWLTEGEDGKLGLPVSSSPEIHDNRLSAWLDPVSNYDLSLLIYLFRRLQDMAGRLTLAADANRWADVLAKLPELAVNERDVLMVNPKESLTESHRHMSHMMAIYPLRVLDRRGSERDRKIADETINNLEVLGKGQWVGYSFAWAAAMYAQQGNGEAAVYHLQQMWRYTCSQNGFHLNGDYKKAGICMFHYRPFTLEGNFAAVCALQEMLLHTDGETLRAFPAVPADWAAKCIEFRDFRGEMGVFVSARMSENLLDFIELRAERGGIFRVQNDFAGERLQVRIGDKITELVCGLRRTFTIPLQAGEACRIVSL; encoded by the coding sequence ATGGAAAAGCATGATCTGATATTCAATCAGCCGATTACAAGGTGGGACGAGGCGCTTCCGCTCGGTAACGGATTGACCGGGTGCTTGCTATGGGGTAACGGAGAGCCGCTCCGCTTCAGCCTCGACCGCGGCGATTTGTGGGATTTGCGCCTGGCGCCCGAGGTGCTCGACGAACGTTTCACTTATGCGGAAATGATCGAATGCGTACGGCGGGCCGATCAGGAAGGGCTGCTTAACCGGTTCGATAGCATTTACGAAAAGTATCCGTATCCAACCAAGCTGCCGGCAGGCCGGTTGGAGCTGCGGTTTGGCCAGCCTGCCGGCAGCGTCAGGAGCCGCCTTGCATTACGTGATGCATGCGCGCATGTAGAGCTTGCGTTTGCCGGCCATTCCCTCCTGGTGTCAAGCTACCTTCATGCAGTTAACGGTCTTGGCTATATCCGAATCGCCGGCGAGACTTCCGCAGAGGGCAGGCTGGACATCGTGCCGCCGGATTATGCGGGGATGCTGGAGGACGCTAGCGCGGATCCGGTGTTTCACACAAGCCTGACCCGGCTCGGTTATCCGGTCGCTGAGCAGCATGAAGAGGGTGAAGTTCGTTGGTTTTACCAGAGAACTAACCATGAGCTCGATTACGCGATTGTTATCGCGGAGCGGCAAATAGCGGATGGGGAACGTCTGGCAGTCTATGCGATTGCGTCCAACCGCGACGGTGAAGAGTGGCTGGATGAGGCAAAACGGAAAGTGACTGCCGAGCTCGACGCCGGCTTCGATGCCGCATTCCGAGATCACCTTGATTGGTGGAAACGCTACTGGGGCAAAAGCGAGGTTGCTTTACCGGACGAGGAAGCAGAGAAGCAGTGGTACTTAAACAACTATTTGTTCGCCTCCTGCTCGCGCAAAGGTGCGCCGCCGATGCCGCTGCAAGGGGTATGGACAGCCGACGAAGGGCTGCTCCCGCCATGGAAGGGCGATTACCATCATGATCTGAATACGCAGTTATGCTATTGGCACTATTTGAAGGCGAATCATCTCGAAGAAGGTGAGAGCTTCATCGATTTCCTGTGGAATTTGCGGCCGGAGGCGAAGCGGTTTGCGCAAAGCTTCTTCGATGCACCGGGCATCAACCTTCCGTCGGTTATGACGCTTAACGGCAAAGCGATGGGCGGCTGGCCGATGTACAGCCTGAGCATTACGAACCACATATGGGTATGTCAGGCGTTCGACCATTACTGGCTGTATACGGGTGACGTCGATTTTCTCCGTGACAAAGCGTATGTGTACTTCCGGGAAACGGCGGAGTGCGTGCAGCGCTGGCTGACAGAGGGGGAGGACGGAAAGCTGGGGCTGCCGGTCTCAAGCTCGCCGGAAATTCACGACAACAGGCTGTCGGCATGGTTGGATCCGGTCAGCAACTACGATTTGTCGCTGCTTATTTATTTGTTCCGCCGTTTGCAGGATATGGCGGGAAGACTTACCCTTGCCGCCGATGCCAATCGATGGGCGGATGTGCTTGCGAAGCTGCCGGAGCTCGCCGTTAACGAGCGGGACGTGCTGATGGTCAATCCGAAGGAATCGCTGACGGAAAGCCATCGGCATATGTCGCATATGATGGCCATTTATCCGCTGCGGGTGCTGGATCGGCGAGGATCGGAGCGGGACCGGAAAATCGCGGATGAGACGATCAATAATTTGGAAGTGCTCGGTAAAGGACAGTGGGTCGGTTATTCGTTCGCATGGGCTGCCGCCATGTACGCGCAACAGGGCAACGGCGAAGCGGCCGTATATCATCTGCAGCAAATGTGGAGGTACACTTGCTCGCAGAATGGGTTCCATCTGAACGGCGACTACAAGAAGGCCGGTATCTGCATGTTCCATTACCGCCCGTTTACGCTGGAGGGTAACTTCGCAGCGGTTTGCGCACTGCAGGAGATGCTGCTGCATACGGACGGCGAAACGCTACGCGCTTTTCCGGCAGTGCCCGCTGACTGGGCCGCAAAGTGCATCGAGTTCCGCGATTTCCGCGGCGAGATGGGCGTGTTCGTCTCTGCGAGAATGAGTGAGAACTTGCTCGACTTTATAGAGCTGCGTGCCGAACGCGGCGGTATCTTCCGCGTACAAAACGACTTTGCGGGAGAGCGTCTGCAGGTCCGGATCGGCGATAAGATAACGGAGCTCGTCTGCGGCTTGAGACGTACGTTCACCATCCCCCTGCAAGCAGGCGAAGCCTGTAGAATCGTTTCCTTGTAA
- a CDS encoding VOC family protein, with the protein MKLEKPLLQLEFVQLPVPNVIEAAKWYIEHLGFLCDRIPDPGVDMCFMGLPEGGLIILKEEPDLQMKDFGRFRNESGFYFKTRQIESIRDYLQSIGVEIHLYADNGFKFLTFSDPYGNVLGLIEDVNKYDEMAEQFRLGLGRDLNEHEESQLRRFGLMKEWELQDTIVTMLAEINKKNAASE; encoded by the coding sequence ATGAAACTGGAAAAACCTTTATTGCAGCTTGAATTCGTGCAGCTTCCGGTGCCTAATGTCATCGAAGCCGCGAAGTGGTACATCGAGCATCTTGGATTCTTATGCGACCGGATCCCTGATCCGGGCGTGGATATGTGCTTTATGGGTCTGCCGGAGGGCGGCCTCATTATCCTTAAGGAAGAGCCGGATTTGCAGATGAAGGACTTCGGACGGTTCCGCAACGAATCCGGATTTTATTTCAAAACGCGGCAGATCGAGTCGATTCGGGATTACTTGCAAAGCATTGGGGTGGAAATACATCTGTATGCCGACAACGGATTTAAGTTTCTGACGTTTAGCGATCCGTACGGCAATGTACTCGGCCTGATTGAGGATGTCAACAAATACGACGAAATGGCGGAGCAGTTCAGGCTGGGCCTTGGCCGGGATCTGAATGAGCATGAAGAGTCGCAGCTTCGCCGTTTCGGCCTGATGAAGGAATGGGAGCTGCAGGATACGATCGTCACAATGCTGGCGGAAATCAATAAGAAGAATGCTGCATCCGAATAG
- a CDS encoding helix-turn-helix transcriptional regulator, with product MDTRLRAEAIPPFVISGADSGSVVYPPGGTFGPRVQQHLQLVMLHTGSMIVKIDDIKHTVPPGHVALLLPGHLEHFTFDEKQETWHRWIDVMTEPLSEEAQQYFEGLPTFIPLSNRMNQLTDLMLAVQKTDDSDIYGSVKEALGRSAILLFLTECIHMSGERRKHPAVMIAKEEIHQRYGESINLKMISSMTNNTPEHLIRLFRRDEGMTPTQYLWRYRLSQGLDLLRGTGLTIGEIAYQVGFKTSYHFSRTIKLYTGKTPSEIRKESWSSL from the coding sequence ATGGACACTCGGTTGAGGGCGGAAGCGATTCCGCCCTTTGTTATAAGCGGCGCCGATTCGGGCTCCGTCGTCTATCCTCCCGGCGGTACGTTCGGTCCCCGGGTTCAACAGCACTTACAGCTGGTCATGCTCCATACCGGATCCATGATTGTAAAAATAGACGACATCAAACATACGGTTCCGCCCGGACATGTCGCACTGCTTTTACCGGGCCATCTGGAGCATTTTACTTTCGACGAGAAGCAGGAAACATGGCACCGCTGGATCGACGTTATGACGGAACCGCTGAGCGAAGAGGCACAGCAGTACTTTGAAGGGCTTCCAACCTTCATCCCCCTTTCGAATAGGATGAATCAGCTTACCGATCTGATGCTGGCCGTACAAAAAACGGATGATTCCGACATATACGGCAGCGTCAAAGAAGCGCTCGGCCGCTCGGCGATTTTGCTGTTTCTTACAGAATGCATCCATATGAGCGGCGAGCGACGGAAGCATCCCGCCGTCATGATCGCTAAAGAGGAAATTCATCAACGATACGGCGAATCGATCAACTTGAAAATGATCTCATCGATGACGAACAATACGCCGGAGCATTTGATTCGATTGTTTCGCCGGGATGAGGGCATGACACCTACGCAATATTTATGGCGATACCGGTTAAGCCAGGGTTTGGATTTGCTGAGGGGAACAGGTTTAACCATCGGTGAAATTGCCTACCAGGTCGGGTTTAAAACATCCTACCATTTTTCACGGACGATCAAGCTTTACACTGGAAAAACACCGAGCGAAATCCGCAAAGAGAGCTGGAGCAGTCTGTAG
- a CDS encoding carbohydrate ABC transporter permease — MTGRMFHRLFIYACLALMSFLFCVPFLFMVGTSFKKYDDIVREPLNPLPLAPTLDNFILLFQKLPFWTQFFNGMFIAASVAVLAMVLNALVAFGFSRYDFKFKHVLFTIVIATILIPAQMTLVPAFVMFRNWGWLDTFYPVILPGAVSAINIFLIRQVMGSVPRELYESARVDGSSELGTFLRIAVPLSMSGIGIVGLLSFMGSWNDYLGPLIFLTSEHKMTLAVGITTMNNPYKEDYASPITGACLMAIPVLILLSVVGQKYFVSGLSAGSVKG, encoded by the coding sequence ATGACAGGAAGAATGTTTCACCGGTTATTCATTTATGCATGTTTGGCTTTGATGAGCTTTTTGTTTTGCGTTCCTTTCCTGTTTATGGTGGGCACCTCCTTCAAGAAGTACGACGATATCGTGAGAGAGCCGCTGAATCCGCTGCCTCTGGCGCCGACACTGGACAATTTTATTCTGTTGTTTCAGAAGCTGCCCTTCTGGACGCAGTTTTTTAACGGAATGTTCATTGCGGCATCTGTCGCCGTGTTAGCCATGGTGCTCAACGCACTAGTGGCCTTCGGGTTCTCGAGGTACGATTTTAAGTTTAAACATGTGCTTTTCACGATTGTTATCGCCACCATCCTGATTCCCGCCCAGATGACACTGGTTCCGGCGTTCGTCATGTTTCGCAATTGGGGTTGGCTGGACACTTTCTATCCGGTCATTCTGCCGGGGGCCGTTTCGGCTATCAATATTTTTCTGATTCGTCAGGTGATGGGTTCCGTTCCCAGGGAGCTGTATGAAAGCGCCCGGGTCGACGGCAGTTCGGAGCTTGGAACGTTTCTGCGCATCGCTGTCCCATTGTCCATGAGCGGAATCGGCATCGTCGGTCTGCTCAGCTTTATGGGTTCTTGGAACGATTACCTCGGACCACTCATCTTCTTGACGTCCGAGCATAAGATGACGCTAGCCGTCGGCATCACGACTATGAATAATCCCTATAAAGAGGATTACGCCTCGCCGATCACAGGCGCGTGCCTGATGGCGATTCCCGTGCTTATTCTGTTAAGCGTCGTCGGGCAAAAGTATTTCGTCAGCGGACTCTCGGCGGGCTCAGTGAAAGGGTAA
- a CDS encoding carbohydrate ABC transporter permease: MPFKSSTGLKIAPFLFILPFFVHQAVFNLYPTIYGFWISLYSGVSKLTFVWFQNYAYLLQDERFWKSMGNGVKLTCGSLFIVLPIALGVALLINQPFVERRKGMFATFFFTPNITSAVAVAIVFSFIYNREIGILNSFLGLFGMESIAWLENPKWTIPALIIMVTWRYLGINILYFLAGLQNIPYELIEAAKIDGANGIQRLWHITLPLLRPIMTFIVFQAIIGSFSMFAEAYLLANNGGGPNDSLLFPTMYMYEQAFRFQKFGYSSAIGYIFTLILLIVGLIQIKLFQEQESRR; encoded by the coding sequence ATGCCTTTTAAATCGTCCACGGGGTTAAAAATCGCGCCTTTCTTATTTATTCTGCCATTCTTTGTCCATCAGGCCGTATTCAATCTGTATCCGACGATATACGGGTTCTGGATCAGCCTCTATTCGGGGGTCTCGAAGCTGACCTTCGTATGGTTCCAAAATTATGCCTACTTGCTGCAGGACGAAAGGTTCTGGAAGTCGATGGGGAACGGCGTGAAGCTTACTTGCGGAAGCCTATTCATCGTCCTGCCCATTGCGCTTGGCGTGGCGCTGTTAATCAATCAGCCTTTTGTCGAGCGGCGGAAGGGCATGTTCGCAACCTTTTTCTTTACGCCCAACATTACGTCCGCCGTTGCCGTAGCCATCGTCTTCAGTTTTATTTATAACCGGGAAATCGGCATCCTGAATTCGTTTCTCGGACTTTTCGGAATGGAATCCATTGCATGGCTGGAGAATCCGAAGTGGACAATTCCGGCACTCATCATTATGGTGACTTGGCGGTACCTAGGCATCAATATCCTCTATTTTCTGGCCGGGCTGCAAAATATACCGTATGAGCTAATCGAAGCGGCGAAGATCGACGGAGCGAATGGCATTCAGCGGTTGTGGCATATCACGCTTCCGCTGCTGCGTCCGATCATGACCTTTATCGTGTTCCAGGCCATCATCGGCTCCTTCAGCATGTTCGCGGAAGCTTATCTGCTTGCGAACAACGGCGGAGGACCCAACGACTCGCTGTTGTTCCCGACGATGTATATGTATGAGCAAGCGTTCCGGTTCCAGAAATTCGGTTATTCGTCGGCTATCGGTTATATATTTACTTTGATTCTGCTGATCGTTGGTCTCATCCAAATCAAACTATTCCAAGAGCAAGAGAGTAGGCGGTAA